One window from the genome of Salvia miltiorrhiza cultivar Shanhuang (shh) chromosome 7, IMPLAD_Smil_shh, whole genome shotgun sequence encodes:
- the LOC130991703 gene encoding F-box/LRR-repeat protein At3g26922-like yields MDEWHNRFSEEANIGELHRQDRLSELPDSLILEILSLLDIKDVVRTSLLSKGWKNLWSTIPCLCLDFFEQTPSVISSVLSQWKGPKILKFSFSFRRFFDPCSVIDSWLLFAIEKQVEELLLVLPNWPTLDTDEKVDYCLPQPLYSCSSITKLTLEGCQLKIEDNVQWHQLKRLEIRFPEWLSGDAVNQILLGAPLLEEFVLKCPKICENEYFNIQSTSLKMLKIQTGYIWRATTVLRIWAPNLLNFSIEAHFCGTCLLDVPSLTHARLSLVHTGGLAAQFEMLYHVFLSIRHVEKVTLSDWNIQMLVHYKKMDMVVPLSNSKILELNNENAKDILDLVGMFPKLERLIVDQFSRKDRDVTSGDRTHIAMVDACNSLASAKMTFPCPSLLHLKTFEATWYMRDPSIIPAIQILLENAPILEKMVIRLRQGASYPDTFILAQEKVLSMPRSSPTAQVIITLI; encoded by the exons ATGGATGAATGGCACAATCGATTCAGTGAAGAAGCAAACATCGGTGAGCTCCACCGTCAAGATCGACTCAGTGAGTTACCCGACTCTTTAATTCTTGAAATCCTTTCATTGTTGGATATCAAAGATGTTGTTCGGACATCCCTTCTCTCCAAAGGTTGGAAAAACCTCTGGTCCACCATCCCCTGCCTCTGCCTTGATTTCTTCGAACAAACTCCAAGTGTTATCTCTAGTGTTCTTTCACAATGGAAAGGCCCCAAGATTCTGAAATTCAGCTTTTCTTTCCGTAGATTCTTTGACCCTTGTAGTGTTATTGATTCATGGCTGCTTTTTGCTATCGAAAAACAAGTGGAAGAGCTTTTATTAGTCCTGCCAAATTGGCCAACTCTTGATACTGATGAGAAGGTTGATTATTGCTTACCTCAGCCCTTGTACTCATGCTCGTCAATTACAAAATTAACTCTTGAGGGTTGTCAGCTGAAAATTGAGGATAATGTGCAGTGGCATCAACTCAAGAGATTAGAAATTAGATTTCCGGAGTGGTTGAGTGGAGATGCCGTTAACCAAATTCTTTTGGGTGCTCCTCTGTTGGAAGAGTTTGTTTTGAAGTGTCCAAAAATTTGTGAAAACGAATACTTCAATATCCAATCTACTAGTTTAAAGATGCTCAAGATACAGACGGGTTATATTTGGCGTGCAACTACAGTGCTGAGAATTtgggctcctaatctcttgaatTTTAGTATTGAGGCTCACTTTTGTGGTACTTGTTTGTTGGATGTCCCGTCTTTGACTCATGCACGTCTTTCTTTGGTGCACACTGGAGGTTTAGCAGCACAATTTGAAATGTTGTATCATGTTTTCCTAAGCATCCGCCATGTTGAGAAGGTGACGTTATCAGATTGGAACATTCAG ATGCTTGTCCATTACAAGAAAATGGATATGGTTGTGCCGTTGTCAAATTCTAAGATTCTAGAGCTCAACAATGAAAATGCCAAAGATATACTTGATTTGGTTGGGATGTTTCCCAAGCTTGAGAGGTTAATCGTTGATCAATTCAGCCGCAAG GATAGGGATGTTACCTCTGGTGATAGGACTCACATTGCTATGGTTGATGCATGTAATTCATTGGCGTCTGCTAAGATGACTTTTCCCTGTCCCTCTCTTCTCCATCTAAAGACATTTGAGGCTACTTGGTATATGCGCGACCCTTCAATAATTCCGGCCATACAAATTCTGTTGGAAAATGCTCCCATTCTTGAAAAGATGGTTATTCGACTAAGACAGGGTGCATCTTATCCAGATACATTCATTCTGGCACAAGAGAAGGTGCTGAGTATGCCGAGATCCTCTCCTACTGCACAAGTCATCATAACCTTAATTTGA
- the LOC130991704 gene encoding F-box/LRR-repeat protein At3g26922-like isoform X1, whose protein sequence is MDEWHDRLSEEANIGDLHHRDRLSELPDSLILEILSLLDTRDVVRTSLLSKRWENLWSTIPCLDLLKQTPSVISSVVSQWKGPKILKFRLSFPSFILGPSSSVIDSWLLFAIEKRVEELFLDLNSYKKVDYCLPQTLYTCSSITKLTLEDCKLRIEDNVQWHQLKTLEIRYPDWLSGDAMNQILLGAPLLEELVLKSFKIGENENFNIRSTSLKILKIQTGYIWHETTVLRIWAPNLLNFVLEARFHGTCLLDAPSLTHAILSLVHDGDVAARFKLLNHVFRSIRNVEKVTLSHCCIEMLLKLKNEDMVMPLLNSKILELDTIGAEDMLDLVGMMFPKLERLIVDQGRLQTWQAPRFDDSEEVHNAMVDTLAYAKMSFPSPSLLHLKTFEATWSMRDPSIIPAIQILLENALILEKMVIRLSQGASDPKTFILAQEKVLSIPRSSPNAQVIIISLI, encoded by the exons ATGGATGAATGGCACGATCGACTCAGTGAAGAAGCAAACATCGGTGATCTCCACCATCGAGATCGACTCAGTGAGTTACCTGACTCTTTAATTCTTGAAATCCTTTCATTGTTGGATACGAGAGATGTTGTTCGGACATCCCTTCTCTCCAAACGTTGGGAAAACCTCTGGTCCACCATTCCCTGCCTTGATCTCTTGAAACAAACTCCAAGTGTTATCTCTAGTGTTGTTTCACAATGGAAAGGCCCCAAGATTCTGAAATTCCGCTTATCTTTCCCTAGTTTCATTTTGGGCCCTAGTAGTAGTGTTATTGATTCATGGCTGCTTTTCGCTATCGAAAAAAGAGTGGAAGAGCTTTTTTTAGATCTTAATAGTTATAAGAAGGTTGATTATTGCTTACCTCAGACCTTGTATACATGCTCGTCCATTACAAAATTAACTCTTGAGGATTGTAAATTGAGAATTGAGGATAATGTGCAGTGGCATCAGCTCAAGACATTAGAAATTAGATATCCGGATTGGTTGAGTGGTGATGCTATGAACCAAATTCTTTTGGGTGCTCCTCTGTTGGAAGAGTTGGTTTTGAAGTCTTTCAAAATTGGTGAAAACGAAAACTTCAATATCCGATCTACTAGTTTGAAGATACTCAAGATACAAACGGGTTATATTTGGCATGAAACTACAGTGCTGAGAATTtgggctcctaatctcttgaatTTTGTTCTTGAGGCTCGTTTTCATGGTACTTGTTTGTTGGATGCCCCGTCTTTGACTCATGCAATTCTTTCTTTGGTGCACGATGGAGATGTAGCAGCACGATTTAAATTGCTTAATCATGTTTTCCGAAGCATCCGCAATGTTGAGAAGGTCACGTTATCACATTGCTGCATTGAG ATGCTTCTCAAATTAAAGAATGAAGATATGGTTATGCCGTTGTTGAATTCTAAGATTCTAGAGCTCGACACTATAGGTGCCGAAGATATGCTTGATTTGGTTGGGATGATGTTTCCCAAGCTAGAGAGGTTAATCGTGGATCAAGGCAGACTCCAG ACATGGCAGGCTCCTCGTTTTGACGATAGTGAAGAGGTTCACAATGCTATGGTTGATACATTGGCGTATGCTAAGATGAGTTTTCCCAGTCCCTCTCTTCTCCATCTAAAGACATTTGAGGCTACATGGTCTATGCGCGACCCTTCAATAATTCCGGCCATACAAATTCTGTTGGAAAACGCTCTCATTCTTGAAAAGATGGTTATTCGACTAAGCCAGGGTGCATCTGATCCAAAGACATTCATTTTGGCACAAGAGAAGGTGCTGAGTATACCGAGATCCTCTCCTAATGCACAAGTGATCATCATAAGCTTAATTTGA
- the LOC130991704 gene encoding F-box/LRR-repeat protein At3g26922-like isoform X2: MDEWHDRLSEEANIGDLHHRDRLSELPDSLILEILSLLDTRDVVRTSLLSKRWENLWSTIPCLDLLKQTPSVISSVVSQWKGPKILKFRLSFPSFILGPSSSVIDSWLLFAIEKRVEELFLDLNSYKKVDYCLPQTLYTCSSITKLTLEDCKLRIEDNVQWHQLKTLEIRYPDWLSGDAMNQILLGAPLLEELVLKSFKIGENENFNIRSTSLKILKIQTGYIWHETTVLRIWAPNLLNFVLEARFHGTCLLDAPSLTHAILSLVHDGDVAARFKLLNHVFRSIRNVEKVTLSHCCIEMLLKLKNEDMVMPLLNSKILELDTIGAEDMLDLVGMMFPKLERLIVDQGRLQAPRFDDSEEVHNAMVDTLAYAKMSFPSPSLLHLKTFEATWSMRDPSIIPAIQILLENALILEKMVIRLSQGASDPKTFILAQEKVLSIPRSSPNAQVIIISLI, encoded by the exons ATGGATGAATGGCACGATCGACTCAGTGAAGAAGCAAACATCGGTGATCTCCACCATCGAGATCGACTCAGTGAGTTACCTGACTCTTTAATTCTTGAAATCCTTTCATTGTTGGATACGAGAGATGTTGTTCGGACATCCCTTCTCTCCAAACGTTGGGAAAACCTCTGGTCCACCATTCCCTGCCTTGATCTCTTGAAACAAACTCCAAGTGTTATCTCTAGTGTTGTTTCACAATGGAAAGGCCCCAAGATTCTGAAATTCCGCTTATCTTTCCCTAGTTTCATTTTGGGCCCTAGTAGTAGTGTTATTGATTCATGGCTGCTTTTCGCTATCGAAAAAAGAGTGGAAGAGCTTTTTTTAGATCTTAATAGTTATAAGAAGGTTGATTATTGCTTACCTCAGACCTTGTATACATGCTCGTCCATTACAAAATTAACTCTTGAGGATTGTAAATTGAGAATTGAGGATAATGTGCAGTGGCATCAGCTCAAGACATTAGAAATTAGATATCCGGATTGGTTGAGTGGTGATGCTATGAACCAAATTCTTTTGGGTGCTCCTCTGTTGGAAGAGTTGGTTTTGAAGTCTTTCAAAATTGGTGAAAACGAAAACTTCAATATCCGATCTACTAGTTTGAAGATACTCAAGATACAAACGGGTTATATTTGGCATGAAACTACAGTGCTGAGAATTtgggctcctaatctcttgaatTTTGTTCTTGAGGCTCGTTTTCATGGTACTTGTTTGTTGGATGCCCCGTCTTTGACTCATGCAATTCTTTCTTTGGTGCACGATGGAGATGTAGCAGCACGATTTAAATTGCTTAATCATGTTTTCCGAAGCATCCGCAATGTTGAGAAGGTCACGTTATCACATTGCTGCATTGAG ATGCTTCTCAAATTAAAGAATGAAGATATGGTTATGCCGTTGTTGAATTCTAAGATTCTAGAGCTCGACACTATAGGTGCCGAAGATATGCTTGATTTGGTTGGGATGATGTTTCCCAAGCTAGAGAGGTTAATCGTGGATCAAGGCAGACTCCAG GCTCCTCGTTTTGACGATAGTGAAGAGGTTCACAATGCTATGGTTGATACATTGGCGTATGCTAAGATGAGTTTTCCCAGTCCCTCTCTTCTCCATCTAAAGACATTTGAGGCTACATGGTCTATGCGCGACCCTTCAATAATTCCGGCCATACAAATTCTGTTGGAAAACGCTCTCATTCTTGAAAAGATGGTTATTCGACTAAGCCAGGGTGCATCTGATCCAAAGACATTCATTTTGGCACAAGAGAAGGTGCTGAGTATACCGAGATCCTCTCCTAATGCACAAGTGATCATCATAAGCTTAATTTGA